The sequence below is a genomic window from Candidatus Poribacteria bacterium.
TGTGCCGATAGTGTTCCTACGTATCAAGATGACCTCCAACCGATTAACAAGGCAGGCGTTTACGTTACGCCTGCCAAACCTATTCGTTGTGATTATGTAATTAACACTTTTAAGTTCGCGGATAACCGACATCGTGCTTTCTCAACCCCGAATCGCACCAACAAACCCTCCTATGGAAAGGCGAAGGAACTCGCGCCTGAGAGCAAGTTTGAGTTTTTCATCATCGGTGAATTAGAAAAAAAACTCCCTAAGTGGATACGATTAGGTTTGTGGATGAGCAAGGCGCGGATAGAGATCAAAGCTGTGGAATCTCATTTAACACCGAAGCGCGGCACGTTTACCTGTCGACATCTTTTGAATCCAATCGACCTCCCTATTTTGCCGGAGTTGTACGATCTCATTTCAATGCCACCAGTGAGTTTGCTGCAAAACGCACGATTTAGCGGCGAATATGTGGAATTTGGTGATGTTTGTTTGCCAGCATCCATGGCTTACTTTGCTGGTGCATCATAAGGAGACCCACCCATGCCAATCAGCACACTCATATCGCTCATACCCGAAACCGACGTAACACTCCGACCCACCATGGGACACCATGCCCACGCAGCCTTCCTCTCTATCCTCAAAAAGAGCAACCCGGAAGTCGCAGCGGCGGTTCATGCCCACGCAGCACAAAAACCCTTTACCGTCTCGCCACTCATCGCGAAGATGGAGAAGCGCGGGAATCTCTGTCACATCAAAGCAGGCACAGCGTGCAAACTCCGATTCACCTTCCTTGATGACGAATTATTTCAACACTTCGGAAAAGCATTCTTGACGCTCGCGATGCCACCTATCCGTTTGGGAGAGGCAGCGTTTCAGGTCAGACAGATGGTCTCGCACGCTACCGAGGAACGCAGTTGGAGCAAGAACGAAACCTACGCCGAACTCATCCAATCCGCAACAACGGATACCCAGATGTGCTTCCGATTCTATTCACCGACTGCCTTCCGTAGAATGACACCGCGCGGACGGAAAACCCGTAGCGACGCGTATCTTGATCTCGTGCGATGCTATCAGAGCTGGATTAACAAGTGGAATGCCTTCGCTCCCATAAAACTTGACAAAGCCAAAATCCTCGAATTCGTTGCGGAGTATGGGCAGGTGATGACCGTGAGATCGGCATCGAAGCGACTCAACTTCGGGAAACACGCTGAGACCGGATGGGTGGGGACCTGCTCTTGTGTTTTCTATCCCGAAGATGCACTTGACACCGAGCTGCTCCGAACTGTTAACTGCTTAGCAGCCTTTGCATTCTATTGTGGCACGGGCTATAAGACAACAATGGGGATGGGACAGACGCGAAGGGTTGATTAAAGGAGATTTCAGATGTCAGAAACCTATATTCCACTTTCGCAGATAAATACTTATGTTTTTTGTCCGCGACGGTTCTACTACGAATCTATTGAAGGACATCAGGTTGTCAACGATCACGTTGAAGAGGGCAAAATCAAGCATGAACATGTCCACACAGCCGTGAAAGATCGGAAAAAAGGAGATAAGACTGTATCCCGACGGCAGTACCTCGCTTCCGATACACTTGGTG
It includes:
- the cas5d gene encoding type I-D CRISPR-associated protein Cas5/Csc1, with amino-acid sequence MMHVAKCQLILHDSLYYATREMGRLYETEKVIHNWALTYALGFIQRPYYCADSVPTYQDDLQPINKAGVYVTPAKPIRCDYVINTFKFADNRHRAFSTPNRTNKPSYGKAKELAPESKFEFFIIGELEKKLPKWIRLGLWMSKARIEIKAVESHLTPKRGTFTCRHLLNPIDLPILPELYDLISMPPVSLLQNARFSGEYVEFGDVCLPASMAYFAGAS
- the cas6 gene encoding CRISPR-associated endoribonuclease Cas6, translating into MPISTLISLIPETDVTLRPTMGHHAHAAFLSILKKSNPEVAAAVHAHAAQKPFTVSPLIAKMEKRGNLCHIKAGTACKLRFTFLDDELFQHFGKAFLTLAMPPIRLGEAAFQVRQMVSHATEERSWSKNETYAELIQSATTDTQMCFRFYSPTAFRRMTPRGRKTRSDAYLDLVRCYQSWINKWNAFAPIKLDKAKILEFVAEYGQVMTVRSASKRLNFGKHAETGWVGTCSCVFYPEDALDTELLRTVNCLAAFAFYCGTGYKTTMGMGQTRRVD